The Blastococcus colisei DNA window GTGATGGGCAAGCTGTCCGCCGTCCTGCCGGACTCGCTCGCGGGCAAGGCGCACAAGCCGATGACCCGGCCCGGCTCGGCGGAGGACTGAGCCGCTCGGACACCATCGGGGCGGGCCGACCCCGGACCTGGAACCGATCGACCCCGTCGTCCGGGACGCCGGCCCGTGGCGGCTCCGGCCGTGGCGCCCGGACGACGTCGACGCCGATGCCGTGCTGGTCGGCTCGGCGTTGCTGCACTCGATCGACCGGCTGCAGGACGACGCGCAGATCGGCTACTGGACGGCGCCGGCCGGGAGGGGACGAGGAGTGGCGACCGAGGCGGTCCGCCGCTGGGCGTACGGCGCCTTGCCCGTCGACCGCATCGAGTTCTGCCACGCGGTCGAGAACGCCGCCTCGCCGGCCGGGTTGCGGAGAAGGCCGGCTTCGCCCTCGAGGGCGCGCTGCGGCGGTCCTACCGCTACGGCGACGGCGTGAAGCACGACGAGCGGCTGTGGGCGCGGCTCTCCGACGACCCGCCGTCGGCGCCCGGCACCGGCGGCTGACCCCACCCCGTCACGAGCGCCAGGCCGGTCGGACCAGGTGCTCGCCCGCGGACGAGCGCACCCGCTCCACCATGTGCCGGAGCCGCCGTCCGCGGGGCTCGTGGTCGCGGGCCGGCCGGGGTCTGGGCCCGCCGCGCAGCGCGGCGCCGAGCAACCGGCGCAGCG harbors:
- a CDS encoding GNAT family N-acetyltransferase, which encodes MLVGSALLHSIDRLQDDAQIGYWTAPAGRGRGVATEAVRRWAYGALPVDRIEFCHAVENAASPAGLRRRPASPSRARCGGPTATATA